aaaatatatatatatatatatatatattctggcAGCCGTCCAATACACTCTGGACGATaagattagaaaataaaaagtagAGAGGGAGAGGAACAATTGACATAATAAAattccttaaaattttatattaaacctGGCAGAGGAATTAAGACAAACATATTCCAGGACAACATAACAACTTATCaaaatcataaattattaaatgctTAGATCATATtacgatttttattttttgccatATTAAATGCTTAGATCATATTCCGTCCCATACACTCGGTATTGAgtgtattttaatataattaataaattaatttttatatttttaaaatttaaaatataattttttttaatgagttcgtataaattaaagtttttcaagtaaaaatatttttattattcttttaaatagataaattatattttaatatttaaatttttacataattaataaatttataactgtcatttttaaattatatatttaaatatttctataGTCAATTCAttcttatttattataatttaaatattttaattctttattttttttattttaaaaaacacttaaattcatcgttaacttttatttatagtattttatttaattaattttcacactttttattttataattttcatccattaaaatactttaatatttatatctttaaaattttttaaaaaatacatataatttcagctatttttaagtgatatcaattaatatttaaatagattgtaaaattttgtaaatagtattttatgaaaaaattataattttagaaatttaattatttattaattttgaattaatatttataataaatgaagaaattataattttaaaaagattaaatattgagatatttaagaatttaattttaaaattataaaaattaatcttttaattattttaaaatttagagattaaaatataatttatataatgtaaaattttttatctatattaaaaaaatatttaaatgttggtgtgaatattttcagtgtttaaaatatttattttttctttattcattaataaacgaaattatgaattaaataatcTTTAAAATAGACAtagattatataaaattaaagtgttttattttaaaaatataaaaattaatttattaattatattaaatttaaaaattaaactataatttatCGTTAAAGGCTGAAAACTCTTCCATTAAGTTTCAAAATCTACAAAACTCACGTTCATCCCTACCAACTACTATTGTCCACATCAgcataaaattaaacaaatccAATGGTCGGTAACCGAAAACACTTAACAATCATTGGAAGGGCCCACGACGCCACCCCCCATTTGTGGTGATGGTTGATTGGGATTTCTCCATCCTCGGATTGGCCGCTCTATGTCACATCAACCGTACACGTGGCGCAATAGGAATAAACGGGAGGCTAAATCCACTAAGCAATAACAGGTTGCattctcatttttatttatttatttattttgttatccCCTCATCGAATAAGCTAAGATGTGACCGGATAGAAACTGGCTATTCCCGGTTACAAACGGTTAAACCAGAGCCCCTATATATGTAACCGTTACCGAGTACGCTTTGGAAACAAGAACGTGGAGAGCTCGATCTTAAAGCTACTGAAATTTGGGGAGAAAAATGGCAATTTCTAGCATTGCAATAGGATCTCCGGCGGAAGCCGGCCAACCAGATGCTTTGAAGGCGGCTCTCGCCGAGTTCATCTCCATGCTCATTTTCGTTTTTGCCGGCGAAGGTTCTGGCATGGCATTCAGTAAGAGCCTCGCTAGCTAGCTTCGAGCTTACTTTATCTATTAATTTCGTTGAATATCCTTAATATATAACCAATTAATAATGCTGCAATTATGTTTTTCGTAGACAAGCTGACTGATAATGGTTCAACAACGCCGGCCGGTCTAGTGGCTGCCTCTGTGGCTCACGCATTTGCTCTATTTGTTGCGGTTTCGGTAGGTGCTAATATTTCCGGCGGGCATGTAAACCCTgctgttacattcggtgccttcGTTGGTGGCCACATAACATTGATTAGAAGTATTCTCTACTGGATTGCCCAATTGCTCGGCTCTGTGGTTGCTTGCTTGCTTCTTAAGTTTGCCACCGGTGGATTGGTAATTAACCCCTCATTTCTTATGATTTATTGGgcattattttctaaatttaaaaagattttagaaaaattatgaaTGCGGTTGATTTTGTATGTTTAGGAAACATCTGCTTTTGCATTATCATCTGGAGTTGGCGGAGGGAATGCACTTGTTTTCGAGATTGTTATGACCTTTGGTTTAGTGTACACTGTATACGCAACCGCTGTAGACCCAAAGAAGGGTGACATAGGGATTATTGCACCCATTGCAATTGGTTTCATCGTGGGTGCCAATATCTTGGCTGGTGGTGCTTTTGATGGTGCATCCATGAACCCAGCAGTCTCCTTTGGACCAGCAGTGGTCAGCTGGACATGGGATAACCACTGGGTCTACTGGCTAGGTCCATTCCTTGGCGCTGGCATCGCTGCCGTTGTTTATGAGATGTTCTTCATTAGTCCAACCACACATGAACAGTTTCCCTCTGGAGATTTTTAAGAAGACATCagataaattttcttttccttctctcTTTGTTAAATATTGTGGTGAAAGAAAAGGTTGAAGGTTGGGTTTGGTTTGAATGCTGTATTGGTGACGTTTTATGTAGTGATTGTctttaattattgataattcCTATAACctagtttttattattattattattattattattattatacttcAATCATTTCAAGTTTTTGAATGCTTGTTCTTATTTTGACTAGTTCAAGTGAAGACATCTTGAAAGGCATATTCCAGATCATAAGGTCACATCCACAGGTCAAATAAGACCAACTCATCTACTTTTAATTGCCGTAAATTACTATATAACTTAGTTTATTATAGTTATGAATATTGCAGATAtgtttaaaaaatcatttaaatcaTTAGAGAATATAGCATTTTATTTACTTGATAGTAGATAAGTAATAAATATGGGTATTtatgtttataaatttaataggggataagtatatttgaataaatttaatatttattttttcagtctttaaatttttatttaaaaaaaaattgtgacttcttaaattttttttttttaaaaaaattataaggctAATCAAATACTAAATTAATTGTCTACCATAAACTAAATAGATTTGCAAGTCTTGCAAAGAATCTCCTCATAATCAGAGTTCAATTCCCTCTCCTCCTAAATACCTATTGACAGAACAAAAAAATAGCCAAATTACTTGTACGTAAATCAAACAATTTCTAAACAAGAACAACTTAATCTTGTTTCCTCCTTACCACATTTTGCAAGAATACTATTAAGGCATGATCAACAGAGAGTTGGGTTTTCTAACACAAAGTATATCAGCAGAAGGATTCAAATGGTCAAACCTTGTAAGAAAGACAATACAAATTGCTTTAGAAATTGTAGTGGAAAATGTGGAAATTCAATTGAGAACGATAATTATTAGGTGCAATGGGATAGGCAAGAAGCTTCAGGTTCACATTTTTCAGGTATCATTCCGGAAGTTGATTCCTCCCATGATTTATCTTGGATTAATGGCAGAGTGTTCAAATATTGTatcaatttattaaattcaatcaatctaatttattctaaattaataaatttgattaaatgataatattgaattgatttgaatattttatcaattttgataatttttatattaattaaccaatatataaatattttacacctaatcatatattttaatctaaCTTTATTTCtctataaaactaaaatttttgtaAAGTTTACCAATTTCAATATATTCTAATCCAAACATTTTACACCCAAtcatatattttactattttaccaatttcaatattttttaatttttataaaattaaaattaattagtagaaattattttaatttttaaatttttataaaattaaaattaaagatattaTTTGTATTtcgaagttttttttttgtatttatattattagaatGTATTTTGCAAGCTTTAGAAATgtacaatttataaaattaattagatgttttttgttttttatgttttgaaattttctaatttatattttcaattgtatttttgttattttagcaaAATTCAAACAAGTAATTGATATGCAGTTGAGATCTAAATAGATGACCATATAATtagtatataaaatatattttgatagtCAATTGGGTATTGAGCTATTAAATGGTTTGAATTGTTAACAGTGAATAAGATATACGGATTGAGTTGTTAACCGTGAATAAAATATACTAATTGAATTGGTTTACAGTTGCAAATCCAAATGAATAGTTTCACAATGGATAAGTATGGTTTAGCTACGAATTTGCTTCAAAACTAACCTTTAAACATAAGTGGAATCTTGATCATTCGATAAAAGAATATTTAAGGCTTCATTTGTTTTACGgacatatttttctaaaaaatattttttttatattttcttacaTTTAAAATGTTTAGAAAATTTAGTCACGGaaaacaataaattattttaaaaaaattaaacacacattgaaattcttattaaaacctctatatataaatttattattaataacttttattttttaaattaaaattaaataataaaaaataaattatcttattagaaaaatattttctacataGAATGTTTTTCAAATAGAAGTTGTTTTTGCAAATAATGGGAGTCTAAGACTCAGTTTTAGAGCCTTCAAGAAAATTAGTGAATGAAAAAATTTTTTCTGTCAGCAAATGACTtcctttaaattattttctgcattttgataatattattaaaatttctatatataaatttactaatatatttatttttaaattaaaattaaataataaaaaataaattattctttaaaaatagtttttatcgaagatattttctctaaatataaattattttcacaaACAGACAGAAGctaaatcctttttttttatggCTTTGGATTATCTTGGATCACTCTCATGACTCTCGCAAAAGTAATAACATTGCTGATGGGTTAGAAAAATTGAGCAAATCTTAGCTACAAGATTTTGTGGCATTTTTGTAGAACTAAAGTCTTTTGCTGttgaattttattgtaattgatGTGGCTAAAATGGAGTTGTGTTGTGTGATTGGTCAAttcgtaaaaaaaaaaaaaaaaaaaaaaaaaaagtgaagtgGTTGACACTTACGGCAGCAACTTCGACACTCAAATCAGTAAGTTGAAGATAAGGGCGTGTGTAATGTAATACTTTGAACTTAACAATAGTTATGTAAGAATTACGTATCTTGATCTCTATATCCATATGCTTTTATATTGTCAAAAGATATAGTTAGTTATCGCATCTCCTGAAAATCTGATTGGTGCTTGCCAATGGATAGGGGATTCCATAATTATAAATGTAATGGAAATCTGCTGGATTGTATCCGCTAACAGTAACTTCTCATGGAGTTTTGTCCTATGGTTAAGAGGGTGAGTCTTAATGAAGAGCTGGGACCTACGGTGTCCGGGTCTTCTTTTCTATATGTGGGACCCGGTATCACCAGATCAGACCTTTGCCACGTGACCTTATCTTCGAGTGCCAGCATATGGCTTGCATTGGGCGATTATTGTGATATCAAAAGTCTACCGCTGGTCTTTAATTCTTCAAATTTGAAAGTGTCAGTTATCTTCATGATTTGGGTCACGTGGCATATTTAGATTGACTTTTCATGATCGCATCGATTTGCATGCTCCTGCTCATAAATGATAATTGCCCTGTTttgtaattttcattttaaatgagAAATATTTCCTTCTATattctttatcattttttttcctcAGTGCTTATATTTGGTACTCGACTATAACCATCGTCCAATCATAGCAAAAAAATTGCTAAGGGGTTAACACCGACCAAAAGAGAACTTGGTCATCATTACTTTTGCCAAAAAGTGACTAAAACAGGCTTGCTAGACATATCACCCGGTCACTAGCCTAACTAGTaggcataaaataaaataaataacttgaaaaatTACAAGAGCGAAATCGATACCCAAACATGTGGCCTGGCAGATAACCGCCTTGTGGCTTgcgcatgaaatgccttagactTTTTGTGGAACGAGACTAACATCCAGTTGCGTGGCCTGGTGGTGCATACCCGCTTTGtggccttggcataaaatgcttttgaaactttttgtgaaacgGGACTAATGTCCAGTCGCGTGGCCTATCTGATATATGCTTTATGGTCTTAATATAAAATGccattaaaactttttataaagcgggactaacacccggtcatgtagcctggcggatacccgccttgtagccttggcataaaatgccttttaAACCTTTTGTGAAACGGGACTAACTCCTGGTCATGCGGCTTGGTGGATCCCCGCTTTGTAGTctgggcataaaatgccttagaaacttttggCAAAACGGAACTAACACCCATTCGCGTGGCCTGGCTAACACCCGCCTTATGATCGAGCACAAAATGCCTTATTTaacaggactaacacccggattaggTGGCCTAGCGGATACTCTCCTTGTGgtctggcataaaatgccttatttagcgagactaacactcggattagGTGGCCTGGTGGATACCAATCTTGTGGCCTTACataaaatgccttgtttagcgggatTGACACTCGAATTAGGTGGCCTGACGGATACCCACCTTGTAGTctggcataaaatgtcttatttagcaggactaacacccagattagGTGCCCTGATGGATACCCGTcttatagcatggcataaaatgcattgtttagtgggacttACACCCGGATTAGGTGGCCAGGTGAATACCTGTCTTGTGACATGATATAAGATGCCTTATTTAGCGATACTAACACCCAGATTAGGTAGCATGgcagatacccgccttgtggtctggaataagatgtcttgtttagcgggactaacatttGAATTAGGTGGCCTAGCATAAAAtatcttatttagtgggactggCACCTGGATTAGGTAGCCTGACGGATACTCGCATTGTGGCCTTCTTCTTGTCTCCACATATCTCCGCCTTTCTAGTTTTTAGTTTTACTTTTGACTCGTCCATTTTTCCTCTCTCAACACTTGGACTTCACCATCTAGTATGATGTACCTTTAGGCTTTATCCATTAGCTATTGGTACGTAGCGGCTGGGTTCTTAATTAGGGAATCCCTGAACTTGATGTTGCGCATTTCTTTTTTCAATACTTTACATGCtctctcatgatttaattcttccacctgtattacttttgcattaaaacatgaaataaagcttcttaaagactcgccctctccttgacggatcttccgcaagtcagaggagagctttttaggaggtatacaagtaataaacctgaatttaaataacataataaattgtgtgaagttttgagttgaaattggGCTCATATGCTAATACTATTTCTgagctaaacctgtgagtgttgatAGAAACACTCGGCACGGCACAAAGTCGTTGATATCTTGGAGTTGCGTTGTTGTTCTAAAGATCGCTAGATGACTTTTGGGATTCGCTGTTTCGTCGTATTTGTCCAAGCTTGGCGGTTTGAATTTGACGGGGAATGTCTCTACCAAGATCTCTTCTAACAGGGGTGAGGCATCGTCCAGCCTATAATCCTCCCCCTGCTCCTTCTAGTACCTTTGCACGGCTCGTATCAACTTCCAATTGACATCCTTTGAAGTCTCGTTCGACGAATCTTCTTCCTCCATCTTTGCCTTCTCCCACGACTGCATTTGAATTGTCTCTGTCCGAGTCCTTGGGGTGTCGATTAAAGCTTTCTCCCTTATCTTAGGAGCCATGAAGGAGGCCTTCTCCCGAGCTTTATACTGCTCGAAAGTGGCTCATAGCCCTTTTATGTATTGAAGCATTTGCTCATTATTTAGATTGCTCAAATCAGCTTCATTGACTATTAATGGGTGTTTTGTCCATTACCAAGAGTGGACGAAATGACAATGCCCTTGTTGACAACAATCTTCGTAGCAGCTCGTGAATTGTCAGCCATttcaagaaagaaagaaaagaaatatttctttttaagagaaagggaATAAGAGACCAGTTTTAATCTAAATGAGCAGATTGAATTCAATGGTTTCCTAGtaacggaaccaaat
This sequence is a window from Manihot esculenta cultivar AM560-2 chromosome 4, M.esculenta_v8, whole genome shotgun sequence. Protein-coding genes within it:
- the LOC110613224 gene encoding aquaporin TIP1-1, which gives rise to MAISSIAIGSPAEAGQPDALKAALAEFISMLIFVFAGEGSGMAFNKLTDNGSTTPAGLVAASVAHAFALFVAVSVGANISGGHVNPAVTFGAFVGGHITLIRSILYWIAQLLGSVVACLLLKFATGGLETSAFALSSGVGGGNALVFEIVMTFGLVYTVYATAVDPKKGDIGIIAPIAIGFIVGANILAGGAFDGASMNPAVSFGPAVVSWTWDNHWVYWLGPFLGAGIAAVVYEMFFISPTTHEQFPSGDF